The following are encoded together in the Terriglobia bacterium genome:
- a CDS encoding TonB family protein has translation MQLMTNSAPNELDAGRAGLSFILEPEPWLRIFLRNVADLFRPGPPPVWVTARPAAYWPDALVHRPAPWTAIRQSSFAHILAMLLVYEFTQFWVDQPQVISTTPRNTVIHYQLSEYLPAVNPLKKSPTPPTRRKAQTADPEYAAQEIISIHVDHTSKRQTIIQPDLSILQQDVPLPNMMVSTAVPGAPVASRHALANLLDSAPQVVPPAEQTAPARRLIFPAIPKPEIVGPSSPPTTDHAGPILPLNGPIVVQPSPQAVVRDPSRLQIPAQAPEVAPPASGVATSHTLGQSLPNVAPEVVPPAQQAAGRRGSPGLALSQQAPTVVPPPQPISAGPGETQSRAAGQILALNAHPVVPMAPVIIPPGNRQGEFAAGPEGRPGATARPETRAGDAPSDSSRGGDSSSSSSIYVSAPPAKITGNVVMTAPAAHFAVPDRTDLPPDKIDNQIFGSRNRYSMKLGMTNLNSTLSSWTMRFAELHAEPGAPGKLSSPDPIKKVDPAYPASMVHDRIEGVVVLYAVIRTDGTVGEVRVLEGFNERLDENARVALEQWRFRPGTRNGVPVDVEAVVRVPFRVPKQEF, from the coding sequence ATGCAGTTGATGACTAACTCGGCGCCCAACGAGCTGGATGCGGGCCGCGCGGGCCTCAGTTTCATTCTTGAGCCTGAGCCCTGGCTGCGCATCTTCCTGCGCAACGTGGCGGACCTGTTCCGGCCCGGGCCGCCGCCGGTTTGGGTGACGGCGCGTCCCGCTGCGTACTGGCCGGACGCCCTCGTCCACCGGCCTGCGCCCTGGACGGCCATCCGCCAGTCCAGCTTCGCGCATATTCTGGCCATGCTGCTGGTGTACGAATTTACGCAGTTCTGGGTGGACCAGCCCCAGGTGATCTCGACCACTCCGCGTAACACCGTCATTCACTACCAGCTTTCCGAATACCTGCCGGCGGTGAACCCGCTCAAGAAGAGCCCCACGCCGCCAACGCGCCGCAAGGCCCAGACCGCTGACCCGGAATATGCCGCGCAGGAAATCATCTCCATCCACGTGGACCACACCAGCAAACGGCAGACCATCATCCAGCCGGACCTCAGCATTCTCCAGCAGGACGTGCCCTTGCCCAACATGATGGTTTCCACCGCGGTCCCCGGCGCGCCGGTGGCTTCGCGACATGCGCTGGCCAACCTGCTGGACAGCGCGCCGCAAGTGGTGCCGCCGGCGGAGCAGACAGCTCCCGCACGGCGCTTGATCTTTCCGGCGATCCCGAAGCCGGAAATTGTCGGTCCATCGAGTCCGCCGACGACCGATCATGCAGGGCCAATTCTGCCGCTGAATGGACCCATCGTGGTGCAGCCCAGCCCGCAGGCCGTGGTGCGCGATCCCAGTCGCCTGCAGATTCCGGCGCAGGCCCCGGAAGTTGCGCCGCCCGCTTCCGGCGTCGCCACTAGCCACACGCTCGGCCAGTCATTGCCGAATGTCGCGCCTGAAGTTGTGCCTCCAGCGCAGCAGGCAGCAGGACGTCGCGGCAGCCCCGGGCTCGCGCTTTCCCAGCAAGCGCCCACCGTGGTGCCGCCGCCCCAGCCCATCTCCGCCGGCCCTGGAGAAACCCAGTCCCGCGCCGCGGGGCAAATCCTGGCTTTGAATGCTCATCCAGTAGTGCCCATGGCCCCGGTCATTATTCCTCCCGGCAATCGGCAGGGCGAGTTTGCCGCCGGCCCGGAAGGACGCCCCGGCGCCACAGCGCGCCCGGAAACCCGCGCCGGCGATGCCCCGTCTGACTCAAGTCGCGGCGGAGACAGCTCGAGTTCGTCCAGCATTTATGTGTCTGCTCCTCCCGCCAAGATCACCGGCAACGTGGTCATGACGGCGCCCGCCGCGCACTTTGCCGTGCCTGATCGCACAGACCTGCCGCCGGACAAGATTGACAACCAGATTTTCGGCAGTCGCAATCGCTATTCCATGAAGCTGGGCATGACCAACTTGAATTCCACCCTGTCCAGCTGGACCATGCGTTTTGCCGAGTTGCACGCTGAGCCCGGAGCGCCCGGCAAACTCAGTTCGCCTGACCCCATCAAGAAAGTTGATCCGGCGTATCCCGCCAGCATGGTGCATGACCGCATTGAGGGCGTGGTGGTGCTGTACGCCGTGATCCGCACCGACGGCACGGTGGGCGAGGTCCGCGTGCTGGAGGGTTTCAACGAACGTTTGGACGAAAACGCCCGCGTTGCTCTGGAGCAGTGGCGCTTCCGCCCCGGAACCAGAAACGGCGTCCCCGTGGACGTGGAGGCGGTGGTGCGCGTGCCTTTCCGTGTGCCGAAGCAGGAGTTCTGA
- a CDS encoding alpha/beta hydrolase family protein, with the protein MYAWETRLTMRDTNRVVRPLDWGLDWARRWPALNGHAPDSPDAYEQYIHDLNDRVVANSDQFFSYVTPADFRLETRKIELFATGSNASEKAPKGEGIYLRFTSPVRTPYPENDLVNARWFETAGDRAVIILPHWNANGIAYNALGTLLNRFGISVLRMSKPYHDIRRPSETARSDYAVSSNICRTIDAARQAIVDVRSCIDWLYQQGKTKVAVLGTSLGSCYAFLAAAHDARLRVCAFNHASTYVADVTWTGQSTRHVREGLENDGLTLDRLRQAWLCISPMAYFDKFARFPKKCLMIYAKYDLTFIPQLSREAVAAFGEHGIDLKTVLLPCGHYTTGETPFKYMDAYYMVKFLAKNL; encoded by the coding sequence ATGTACGCGTGGGAGACCCGTCTCACCATGCGCGACACCAACCGCGTCGTCCGGCCCCTGGATTGGGGCCTGGACTGGGCGCGCCGCTGGCCCGCACTCAATGGCCATGCCCCTGATTCGCCCGACGCGTACGAACAATACATACACGACTTGAATGACCGCGTGGTCGCCAACAGTGACCAGTTTTTCTCTTACGTCACACCCGCCGATTTCCGTCTGGAAACGCGCAAGATTGAACTCTTCGCCACCGGCAGCAACGCTTCGGAGAAGGCCCCCAAGGGCGAGGGCATCTACCTGCGCTTCACCTCGCCGGTGCGCACGCCCTATCCTGAGAACGACCTGGTGAATGCGCGCTGGTTTGAGACTGCGGGCGACCGCGCAGTGATCATCCTGCCGCACTGGAACGCCAACGGCATCGCTTACAACGCGCTGGGGACGCTGCTGAACCGCTTTGGGATCTCCGTGCTGCGCATGAGCAAGCCGTACCATGACATCCGCCGGCCCAGCGAGACGGCCCGCTCGGACTACGCCGTGTCATCCAACATCTGCCGCACCATTGACGCCGCGCGCCAGGCCATTGTTGACGTGCGCTCCTGCATTGATTGGCTGTACCAGCAGGGTAAGACCAAAGTCGCGGTGCTGGGGACGAGTCTCGGCTCCTGCTACGCCTTCTTGGCCGCCGCTCACGACGCCCGGCTGCGCGTCTGCGCCTTCAACCACGCTTCAACTTACGTCGCCGACGTGACCTGGACCGGCCAATCCACGCGCCACGTCCGTGAAGGCCTGGAAAATGACGGGCTCACCCTCGATCGCCTGCGCCAGGCCTGGCTGTGCATCAGTCCCATGGCTTATTTTGATAAGTTCGCGCGCTTCCCCAAGAAGTGCCTGATGATTTACGCCAAGTACGATCTGACCTTCATCCCGCAACTCTCACGCGAAGCCGTGGCCGCTTTCGGCGAACATGGCATTGACCTCAAGACGGTGCTGCTCCCCTGCGGACATTACACCACCGGCGAAACGCCGTTCAAATACATGGACGCGTATTACATGGTGAAGTTTCTGGCGAAGAACCTGTAG
- a CDS encoding enoyl-CoA hydratase/isomerase family protein produces MSTPSAPEIDLTGDTRRGTRPLKYIQFEIANFIARLTLNNPPHNVLIVPMMKEMAEAIESLNGRGDVKAILLTSSQQAFSAGISLEDSRPDRVFQTLDAFTRVFQAMVDISKPVLVVVNGPAIGAGSELVGFGDMVIATPKAKFAQPEVKLGVFPPFAAVMLPQIIGQKKTYELILTGEALSAEEALKFGFVNKVVPESELNAYVESLIFRISEFSGPVLEVTKRVINSSIGQPLKKAMKTSQDLYLNELMSLEDVQEGLRAVIEKRKPVWKNK; encoded by the coding sequence ATGTCCACACCGTCCGCGCCCGAAATTGATTTAACCGGAGACACCAGGAGGGGGACACGCCCGCTCAAGTACATCCAATTTGAGATCGCCAACTTTATCGCCCGCCTCACCCTGAATAACCCGCCGCACAACGTGCTGATTGTCCCCATGATGAAGGAAATGGCGGAGGCGATTGAAAGCCTGAACGGCCGAGGCGACGTAAAAGCCATCCTGTTGACATCGTCGCAACAGGCCTTCTCCGCCGGCATTTCGCTGGAAGATTCGCGCCCGGACCGCGTCTTCCAAACGCTGGACGCATTCACCCGCGTTTTCCAGGCCATGGTGGACATCTCCAAGCCGGTCCTGGTGGTGGTGAACGGACCGGCCATCGGCGCCGGCTCAGAGCTGGTGGGGTTCGGCGACATGGTGATTGCCACTCCGAAAGCAAAATTTGCGCAGCCGGAAGTAAAGCTCGGCGTGTTTCCGCCGTTTGCGGCCGTGATGTTGCCGCAGATCATCGGGCAGAAGAAGACGTACGAGCTTATCCTGACGGGCGAAGCGCTCAGCGCGGAAGAAGCGTTGAAGTTCGGCTTCGTCAACAAGGTCGTGCCGGAAAGTGAGCTGAACGCCTACGTGGAGAGCCTGATTTTCCGCATCTCCGAGTTCAGCGGCCCGGTGCTGGAAGTGACCAAGCGCGTGATCAACAGCTCCATCGGCCAGCCGCTCAAGAAAGCCATGAAGACTTCGCAGGACCTCTACCTCAACGAACTGATGAGCCTGGAAGACGTGCAGGAAGGCTTGCGCGCGGTGATCGAGAAGCGAAAACCGGTGTGGAAGAACAAGTAA
- a CDS encoding serine hydroxymethyltransferase produces MSRSLMEADPEIARAINHEVQRQHEGLELIASENFVSLAVLQAVGSVFTNKYAEGYPGKRYYGGCEFADVAESLARDRAKQLFGAEHANVQPHSGSQANMTAYMALLQPGDTIMGLNLAHGGHLTHGHPLNFSGKLYKVVPYNVRKDTETIDYDELEQLAEREHPKLIIGGASAYARTFDFARMRQIADKVGAKLMVDMAHFAGLVAGGAHPSPVPHCHIVTTTTHKTLRGPRAGLVLCRQEFAAAVDKTNFPGTQGGPLVHIIAAKAVCFREALRPEFKDYARQIVANAKTLAQKMMDEGFRVISGGTDTHLFLLDVFAKGILGSDAETALGQAGITVNKNAIPFDTNPPFKPSGIRIGTPALTTRGMKEKEMVQVGAWIAEALNNHQDAQVLARIRRQVLELAEAFPLYPELREPVGVA; encoded by the coding sequence ATGTCCCGTTCGCTCATGGAAGCCGACCCGGAGATTGCCCGCGCCATCAACCATGAAGTGCAGCGCCAGCATGAAGGGCTGGAACTGATCGCTTCAGAAAACTTTGTCAGCCTAGCGGTGCTGCAGGCGGTGGGGTCGGTCTTCACCAACAAGTACGCGGAAGGCTATCCCGGCAAGCGCTATTACGGCGGCTGCGAATTTGCCGACGTGGCGGAGAGCCTGGCCCGCGACCGCGCCAAGCAACTTTTCGGCGCCGAGCACGCCAACGTCCAGCCGCACTCCGGCTCGCAAGCCAACATGACCGCCTACATGGCGCTGCTGCAGCCGGGCGATACCATCATGGGACTCAACCTGGCGCACGGCGGGCACCTCACCCACGGCCATCCTTTGAACTTCTCCGGCAAGCTGTACAAAGTGGTCCCGTACAACGTTCGCAAAGACACCGAAACCATTGACTATGACGAACTGGAGCAACTGGCCGAACGCGAACATCCCAAGCTGATCATCGGCGGCGCCAGCGCGTACGCGCGCACTTTTGATTTTGCCCGCATGAGGCAAATTGCCGACAAAGTCGGCGCCAAGCTCATGGTGGATATGGCCCACTTCGCCGGACTCGTCGCCGGCGGCGCGCATCCATCGCCCGTGCCGCATTGCCACATCGTTACCACCACGACCCATAAAACACTGCGTGGTCCGCGCGCCGGCTTGGTGCTCTGCCGCCAGGAATTCGCCGCGGCCGTGGACAAAACAAATTTCCCCGGGACACAGGGCGGCCCGCTGGTGCATATCATCGCCGCCAAGGCAGTGTGCTTCCGGGAGGCGCTGCGGCCGGAGTTCAAGGACTATGCCCGCCAGATCGTGGCCAACGCCAAAACGCTCGCGCAAAAAATGATGGATGAAGGTTTCCGCGTGATCTCCGGCGGCACGGACACCCACCTCTTCCTGCTCGACGTCTTCGCCAAGGGCATCCTGGGCAGCGACGCGGAGACCGCCCTGGGCCAGGCCGGCATCACTGTTAACAAAAACGCCATCCCCTTTGACACCAACCCGCCCTTCAAGCCCAGCGGCATTCGCATCGGCACGCCCGCGCTTACCACGCGCGGCATGAAAGAAAAAGAAATGGTGCAGGTGGGCGCCTGGATCGCTGAAGCTCTGAACAATCACCAGGACGCGCAGGTGTTGGCGCGCATCCGCCGCCAGGTGCTCGAACTGGCCGAAGCTTTTCCTTTGTATCCGGAATTGCGCGAACCGGTGGGCGTGGCGTGA
- a CDS encoding N-6 DNA methylase, giving the protein MSLKKYLEETSSGSIASEIGFYTPLATHLFGALLGYPPKQRIINKSGEHGIPDIRLYSQEDNSEWVVVEAKRDDAEIRDEDRRAKLWREQVVGHRYISPETFYVVLCAPRTFYVCDLDGNPLETIHIEDNYLRNPRTGAEFPLSDKGFREVAGRISYDASLERRQFEAFRRGEVRSGHIPLTPETLSQLQSVFVYAIDKLKEYCRVHFRELRAKHDDARAQIGEIDQKLANIGSGAIKERQKLLYRRKTVRAKYRLALQLFEDDYDRFKHDQTYAGTQLEENFEDIFCTNTAYVALSRLFFVRICEDSGLTTHKISNSGIAVWRDFVQNIKGNYQDLLDVAFKDVAHVYSSLFEASVFDWFGKGNGLLHDILERILFRLNAFDFRVINRDLLGSIYQYFRPRIERKRLGEYYTPVEVVDFILSRTGIATDPAIMQKRILDPACGSFTFGVRTAGVLLRAGAGLSPQNRIDLVRTCLRGQDINPFSVFLSHLSLLFALLDLYLEAKRIDPSFEIKPMDVSIQNSLTAAIPTPREIGGMEEEESEAKREQFDYVIGNPPFVRNERLPKEDREVLNDLFPSLSVRNTDLSVYFIYASIEYFTKENGILGMVAPIGIANTQMAAYLRNFLKQKDYELTELVSLEWCAKEAFPGADIVPILIFLKKKQRPAKHRIRLISGLQTLGELTRCMKDETFLKSKSAELPFDEWTQLSANGDWCLDVAEEDLPILRKLNAKSSIEQQDVARCSYGIKGGNRQKFLRLAEDVKRSSDEVPFLKGQHVAAFNASTEVDEYANLTKIATAEDASIWDELEFYKANEGKTDNTGMGRYDYVTPERLGNSSPSDTLCCLIPEIYVTLVASVIDPLKVAANNSAIILVPKKYSAYCLSAILNSRVSRYYAFLTQRSAILLRRRTHWFPRSLKAIRMPELTKQTAQALHNLAREATTLSAGVAGNEAEAYLAGNAKIEQFKKAAFLGVKFSLEGEIDREDLADAKESENELHIGKIAISAPDSDLLILLRAALLATDQDEFTAEDLENAQLPGEAADRKELAHAINDFAANIKRTEEGVLRILEEIDEIVANGLGLTAKEHDIIKRRCQQFPLSVTVERPRFAWSADRKSQARRIYQPGERFR; this is encoded by the coding sequence ATGTCGCTAAAAAAATACCTAGAAGAAACGAGTTCTGGTTCCATAGCGAGTGAAATTGGTTTCTACACTCCGCTGGCGACGCATCTTTTTGGGGCCTTGCTCGGGTACCCTCCCAAACAGCGCATCATCAACAAGTCTGGCGAACACGGCATCCCGGATATCCGCTTATATTCGCAAGAAGACAACTCAGAGTGGGTAGTCGTTGAGGCCAAGCGCGATGACGCCGAAATCAGGGACGAAGACCGCCGGGCGAAACTCTGGCGGGAACAGGTCGTTGGACACCGGTACATCAGCCCAGAGACTTTCTATGTTGTGCTCTGCGCGCCGCGGACCTTCTACGTTTGCGACTTGGATGGCAATCCGCTTGAAACGATCCATATCGAAGACAACTATTTGCGGAATCCGCGGACGGGTGCGGAATTCCCTCTCTCTGACAAAGGGTTTCGGGAGGTTGCGGGCCGGATAAGTTATGACGCCTCCCTGGAACGCCGGCAGTTCGAAGCCTTCCGTCGCGGTGAGGTGCGCAGCGGCCACATCCCGCTCACCCCTGAAACTCTTTCCCAGCTGCAATCCGTATTCGTATATGCCATAGACAAACTCAAAGAATATTGCCGCGTGCATTTTCGCGAACTGCGCGCCAAGCATGACGACGCGAGAGCGCAGATTGGGGAAATTGACCAGAAACTGGCGAATATCGGCTCGGGAGCCATTAAAGAAAGACAGAAGCTCTTATATCGTCGAAAAACTGTCCGGGCCAAGTATCGTCTGGCGCTCCAGCTCTTCGAAGACGATTACGACCGGTTCAAGCACGATCAGACATACGCTGGCACGCAGCTAGAAGAGAACTTTGAAGACATCTTTTGCACCAACACAGCGTATGTCGCGTTGAGCCGGCTCTTCTTTGTGCGAATCTGTGAGGATTCGGGGCTAACCACACACAAGATTTCCAACTCGGGGATCGCGGTGTGGCGTGACTTTGTCCAGAACATCAAAGGCAATTATCAGGACCTGCTGGATGTGGCCTTCAAAGACGTGGCCCACGTTTACTCCAGCCTGTTTGAAGCATCCGTGTTTGACTGGTTCGGAAAAGGCAACGGCCTGCTGCATGACATTCTGGAGAGAATTCTTTTCCGCCTGAACGCATTCGACTTCCGCGTTATCAACCGCGATCTTCTCGGTTCCATCTACCAGTATTTTCGCCCGCGGATTGAGCGTAAACGGTTGGGAGAGTATTACACGCCGGTAGAGGTGGTTGATTTCATCCTGTCGAGGACTGGAATCGCAACTGACCCAGCCATCATGCAGAAACGGATTCTCGATCCTGCCTGCGGATCGTTTACCTTCGGCGTGCGCACAGCGGGCGTTCTCTTGCGGGCCGGCGCAGGTCTTTCGCCGCAAAACAGAATTGACTTGGTGCGAACTTGCCTGCGCGGCCAGGACATCAATCCTTTTTCCGTTTTTCTCTCGCACTTGAGCCTTTTGTTCGCGCTGCTGGATCTCTACCTTGAAGCAAAACGGATTGACCCCAGTTTCGAGATCAAGCCGATGGACGTCTCCATACAGAACTCGCTGACGGCGGCAATTCCCACACCCAGGGAAATCGGCGGGATGGAAGAGGAGGAGTCCGAGGCCAAGAGAGAGCAGTTTGATTACGTCATTGGCAATCCTCCTTTCGTTCGCAATGAACGTCTTCCCAAAGAGGACCGCGAGGTCCTGAATGATCTCTTCCCCAGTTTGTCCGTAAGAAATACCGACCTTTCGGTGTACTTCATTTATGCCTCCATTGAGTATTTCACGAAAGAGAACGGAATCCTGGGCATGGTGGCGCCGATTGGCATTGCCAATACTCAAATGGCGGCGTATCTCCGGAATTTTCTCAAGCAAAAAGACTATGAGCTTACGGAGCTGGTTTCCCTGGAGTGGTGCGCCAAGGAGGCTTTTCCCGGCGCGGACATTGTCCCAATTCTGATTTTTCTAAAGAAGAAGCAGCGGCCTGCAAAACACCGGATTCGCTTGATCTCGGGTCTGCAGACCCTTGGCGAGCTTACGCGATGCATGAAAGACGAAACTTTCCTCAAGAGCAAGTCGGCGGAGCTTCCTTTTGATGAATGGACGCAGCTAAGCGCCAACGGGGACTGGTGCCTTGACGTTGCGGAAGAGGATTTACCGATTCTGCGGAAGCTCAATGCCAAGTCGAGCATAGAGCAGCAAGACGTGGCCCGCTGTTCTTATGGTATCAAGGGTGGCAACCGGCAGAAGTTTTTGCGACTGGCTGAAGATGTGAAACGAAGCTCCGATGAAGTCCCATTTCTAAAGGGACAGCATGTCGCCGCTTTCAATGCTTCCACTGAAGTGGACGAATATGCAAATTTGACGAAGATCGCCACTGCAGAAGACGCATCCATTTGGGATGAACTGGAATTTTATAAGGCGAACGAGGGAAAAACCGACAACACAGGAATGGGCAGGTACGATTACGTCACTCCCGAACGACTGGGGAACTCCTCACCCAGCGATACCCTCTGCTGCTTGATCCCCGAAATATACGTGACACTGGTCGCGTCTGTGATCGATCCTCTCAAGGTTGCTGCCAACAACAGCGCGATCATACTGGTGCCCAAGAAATACAGTGCCTACTGCTTATCTGCAATTCTTAACTCGAGGGTTTCACGTTACTATGCATTCCTAACGCAACGATCCGCAATCCTCCTGCGACGGCGCACACACTGGTTTCCCCGCTCACTAAAAGCTATTCGGATGCCGGAGCTAACTAAGCAGACGGCGCAGGCGTTGCACAATCTAGCTCGTGAAGCCACAACTCTCTCGGCTGGTGTTGCCGGGAATGAGGCAGAGGCCTATCTCGCGGGCAATGCGAAAATTGAACAATTCAAGAAGGCCGCCTTTCTGGGCGTGAAGTTTAGTCTCGAGGGCGAAATAGACCGCGAGGATTTGGCCGACGCCAAAGAATCAGAAAACGAACTCCATATTGGAAAAATTGCAATTAGCGCTCCCGATTCCGACCTATTGATACTGCTGCGGGCCGCATTGCTGGCGACCGACCAAGACGAATTTACAGCCGAAGACTTGGAAAACGCCCAGCTTCCAGGTGAAGCAGCAGACAGGAAGGAATTGGCCCACGCGATCAATGATTTTGCCGCGAACATTAAGAGGACGGAAGAAGGTGTCTTGCGGATACTGGAAGAGATTGATGAGATTGTCGCAAACGGCCTGGGACTCACCGCCAAGGAGCATGACATTATCAAGCGGCGCTGCCAGCAGTTTCCTCTCTCTGTGACCGTGGAACGGCCAAGGTTTGCATGGAGCGCAGACCGCAAGAGTCAGGCCCGGCGAATCTACCAACCTGGAGAGCGGTTCAGGTAG
- a CDS encoding L,D-transpeptidase family protein, with translation MKRRLLAVAMVAGWMLFGAEINSAADLPRADQIVIVKSTRTLTLLRQGQVLKTYKVALGGQPVGAKDRQGDNKTPEGRYTIDSRNQHSQFHLSLHISYPSAADRQRARRLGVNPGGDIFIHGGTPAWTGPPAERRNMDWTLGCIAVTNPEIDEIWAMVNVGTRVEIRP, from the coding sequence ATGAAAAGACGCCTGCTGGCCGTCGCGATGGTTGCCGGGTGGATGCTTTTTGGAGCGGAGATCAACTCCGCCGCCGACCTGCCACGGGCGGACCAGATCGTCATCGTGAAATCCACGCGCACGCTGACCTTACTGCGCCAGGGCCAAGTCCTGAAGACCTACAAAGTGGCGTTGGGCGGACAGCCCGTTGGCGCGAAAGACCGCCAAGGCGACAACAAAACTCCGGAAGGCCGTTACACCATTGATTCGCGCAACCAGCACAGCCAGTTTCATCTGTCGCTGCATATCTCGTATCCCAGCGCAGCGGACCGCCAGCGAGCGCGCAGGCTGGGCGTGAATCCCGGAGGCGACATTTTCATCCACGGTGGAACGCCGGCGTGGACCGGCCCGCCTGCGGAAAGGCGCAATATGGACTGGACTCTGGGCTGCATCGCGGTGACCAATCCTGAGATCGACGAGATCTGGGCGATGGTGAACGTAGGGACCAGGGTGGAGATCAGGCCGTAA
- the rpiB gene encoding ribose 5-phosphate isomerase B: MKIALGADHAGYELKDKIKRYLQQKGLEVLDEGTFSSESVDYPDYARLVARDVSERRASLGILVCGSGIGMAMAANKIAGIRAVNASSEQEAQLSREHNNANVLTLGARILPQDQALSIVDKWLATPFAGGRHERRVEKMGALDQEREESPTGSSGAKR; this comes from the coding sequence ATGAAAATCGCATTGGGCGCCGACCACGCCGGCTACGAGCTCAAAGACAAGATCAAACGGTATCTCCAGCAGAAGGGCCTGGAGGTCCTGGACGAAGGCACCTTCTCCAGCGAATCAGTGGACTATCCTGACTACGCGCGGCTGGTGGCGCGCGACGTGAGCGAGCGCCGCGCCAGTCTCGGCATCCTGGTCTGCGGCAGCGGCATCGGCATGGCCATGGCCGCCAACAAAATCGCCGGCATCCGCGCTGTGAACGCTTCCAGCGAGCAGGAAGCCCAGCTCAGCCGCGAGCACAACAACGCCAACGTTCTCACTCTGGGCGCGCGCATTTTGCCCCAAGACCAGGCGCTCTCTATCGTGGACAAATGGCTGGCCACGCCGTTCGCCGGCGGACGGCACGAGCGGCGCGTGGAGAAGATGGGCGCGCTCGACCAGGAGCGGGAAGAATCGCCCACAGGTTCTTCCGGCGCAAAGCGGTGA